A section of the Amblyomma americanum isolate KBUSLIRL-KWMA chromosome 2, ASM5285725v1, whole genome shotgun sequence genome encodes:
- the LOC144118554 gene encoding uncharacterized protein LOC144118554, with protein MLGQPKQKSKEEEARKKRDRHKTGGGSAQCTVSAQSEQVIAVASHIMTRVGNQTDSDGGIDLPPVASLPVIRLLQPMVDGAGNEEFRYAEDDWEPPLVDEPQSPAAAVGKSGATPEAIEQESNLFFPAVQPADASSTAAAGCSSATAASGAAAGPTTAEAVATGDAGRAPRGRMALLERSLADENDYRAALLREEHGLRLQLMREDHNSILQERQEKKLLDIQKKKLELEILEIEKQIKLEQLRRLREAPE; from the exons ATGCTGGGCCAACCTAAACAAAAGTCGAAGGAAGAGGAAgcgaggaaaaagagagatcgccacaagacag gaggagggtcagctcaatgcactgtgagcgctcaaagtgagcaagtcattgctgttgccagccacataatgaccagggtaggcaaccagactgactctgatggaggcatcgacctgccaccagtggcaagtttgcctgttataagattgttgcagccaatggtggatggagcaggcaatgaagaattccgttatgcag aagacgactgggaacctccgctcgtggatgagccgcagtcaccagcggctgctgttggtaagagtggggcaactccagaagcaattgagcaggagagcaatctcttttttcctgctgtgcaacctgctgatgcttccagcacagctgcagcaggctgcagcagtgctacagctgcttctggagctgccgctggtcccactactgctgaagcagtggccactggtgacgctggcagggctccaagagggcggatggcccttttagaaaggtctctggcagatgagaacgactatagagcggccttactgcgcgaagagcatggactgcgtcttcagctgatgcgagaggaccacaacagtattctgcaagagcggcaggagaaaaaactccttgatatccagaaaaaaaaattggaattggaaatcttagaaattgaaaaacaaatcaaacttgaacagcttcgtaggctgcgagaggcaccagaataa